A window of Rubricoccus marinus contains these coding sequences:
- a CDS encoding AAA family ATPase, giving the protein MPIDPNDPAAADQLAEAYRRLRAEIGKVIVGQDEAIEGLIVALLAGGHVLLVGVPGLAKTLLVRTLAQALDLDFSRVQFTPDLMPGDITGTEIIEEDPATGRRDFRFAKGPIFANVVLADEVNRTPPKTQAALLEAMQEHRVTAAGETFTLEEPFFVLATQNPIEQEGTYPLPEAQLDRFMLNLWLDYPSFEDEVSVVKSTTGASPAPVSRAISREDLLAFQKLVRAVPVADSVVEHAVRLVSRTRPGREGTPDFATEYLSYGAGPRASQYLVLGAKALALLEGRLTPLAEHVDRLAVPVLRHRIVTNFAADADGVSSVDVIRRLTAR; this is encoded by the coding sequence ATGCCCATCGACCCGAACGACCCCGCCGCCGCCGATCAACTCGCCGAGGCGTACCGGCGCCTCCGCGCCGAGATCGGCAAGGTCATCGTGGGGCAGGACGAAGCCATCGAGGGGCTGATCGTGGCACTTCTGGCGGGCGGTCACGTGCTGCTCGTGGGCGTACCGGGGCTGGCGAAAACGCTGCTCGTGCGCACGCTCGCGCAGGCACTGGACCTGGACTTTAGCCGCGTCCAGTTCACGCCGGACCTGATGCCGGGCGACATCACGGGAACCGAGATCATCGAGGAAGACCCAGCCACGGGCCGCCGCGACTTCCGGTTTGCCAAAGGCCCCATCTTCGCCAACGTGGTCCTCGCCGACGAGGTGAACCGCACGCCGCCCAAAACGCAGGCGGCGTTGCTCGAAGCGATGCAGGAGCACCGCGTGACGGCCGCTGGCGAGACGTTCACGCTGGAAGAGCCGTTCTTCGTCCTCGCGACGCAGAACCCCATCGAGCAGGAGGGCACCTACCCCCTTCCAGAGGCGCAACTGGACCGCTTTATGCTCAACCTGTGGCTGGACTACCCCAGCTTCGAGGACGAGGTCTCGGTCGTCAAGAGCACGACGGGCGCATCGCCTGCACCCGTAAGCCGTGCGATCTCGCGCGAGGACCTGCTGGCGTTCCAGAAGCTCGTCCGCGCCGTTCCGGTCGCGGACTCCGTCGTGGAGCACGCCGTCCGTCTGGTGTCGCGCACGCGTCCCGGCCGTGAGGGCACTCCGGACTTCGCGACAGAGTACCTGTCCTACGGAGCCGGTCCGCGCGCGAGCCAGTACCTCGTGCTCGGCGCGAAGGCGTTGGCGCTGCTCGAAGGCCGCCTGACGCCTCTGGCGGAGCACGTGGACCGTCTCGCCGTCCCGGTCCTGCGCCACCGCATCGTGACCAACTTCGCGGCCGACGCCGACGGCGTCTCGTCCGTGGACGTGATTCGCCGCCTCACCGCACGCTGA
- a CDS encoding NAD(P)/FAD-dependent oxidoreductase → MHVLIVGGGHASLPLLARARGLVRRGAEVTLISDCPHLWYSGMTPEYLGRVYPREDVTIDLSAICTREGVRFVSEPAVALDAPAREVETASGARFFYDVCAVDVGAANPAQEAAGPAVRTKPLHKIGALRAFLSEVASGASDETRRLVIVGGGAAGVEVALNLSARPDLKGRLELSLVEPSGALLSAFPRSAQRWAYDTLRQRQVDVRLGSEVDRVEPGAVRLASSASVPADRVLWATGSVGHAWLAEALDADARGFVRVHETLQAHRFPRVFVAGDAAVVDGHEDLARVGVHAVKQGPTLARNVETLVDALASGEAPEAASLTTWRPYPVAPLILSTGTHEGLFVAGPLALRGAWALALKHRVDRKWIEPYLTAAPSWAGHLDLRAAEDAVPFGPRHGGARG, encoded by the coding sequence ATGCACGTCCTCATCGTCGGCGGTGGGCACGCGTCGCTGCCGCTTCTGGCGCGCGCCAGAGGCCTGGTTCGGCGCGGCGCGGAGGTAACGCTGATCAGCGACTGCCCGCACCTGTGGTACTCCGGCATGACGCCCGAGTACCTCGGCCGGGTCTACCCTCGCGAGGACGTGACCATCGACCTCAGCGCGATCTGCACCCGCGAGGGCGTCCGGTTCGTGTCCGAGCCGGCCGTCGCGCTGGACGCCCCGGCGCGCGAGGTAGAGACGGCCTCTGGCGCCCGGTTCTTCTACGACGTGTGCGCGGTCGACGTGGGCGCGGCGAACCCCGCGCAAGAGGCCGCGGGACCGGCGGTGCGGACCAAGCCGCTGCACAAGATCGGGGCGCTCCGCGCTTTTCTGAGCGAGGTGGCCTCTGGCGCGAGCGACGAAACGCGGCGCCTCGTCATCGTGGGCGGCGGCGCGGCGGGCGTCGAAGTCGCGCTGAACCTCTCGGCGCGGCCAGACCTAAAGGGACGGCTGGAACTCTCTCTGGTGGAGCCGTCCGGCGCGCTGCTCTCGGCGTTCCCGCGCAGCGCGCAGCGCTGGGCCTACGACACGCTGCGCCAGAGGCAGGTAGACGTGCGGCTGGGATCCGAAGTGGACCGCGTCGAGCCCGGAGCCGTGCGGCTCGCCTCTAGCGCCTCGGTCCCCGCCGACCGCGTGCTGTGGGCGACGGGCTCGGTCGGGCACGCTTGGCTGGCCGAGGCGCTGGACGCCGACGCCAGAGGCTTCGTGCGCGTCCACGAGACGCTGCAGGCGCACCGCTTTCCGCGCGTGTTCGTGGCGGGCGATGCCGCCGTCGTGGACGGCCACGAGGACCTCGCGCGCGTCGGCGTCCACGCTGTCAAGCAGGGGCCAACGCTCGCACGCAACGTGGAAACGCTGGTCGACGCGCTCGCCTCGGGCGAGGCGCCAGAGGCCGCGTCGCTCACGACGTGGCGGCCGTACCCAGTGGCACCGCTTATCCTCTCCACCGGCACGCACGAGGGGCTTTTCGTAGCCGGGCCTCTGGCGCTGCGCGGCGCGTGGGCGCTCGCGCTCAAGCACCGCGTGGACCGGAAGTGGATCGAGCCATACCTCACTGCGGCGCCTTCGTGGGCTGGACACCTCGACCTCCGTGCGGCCGAGGACGCCGTGCCGTTTGGTCCTAGGCACGGCGGCGCTAGAGGCTAG
- a CDS encoding SdpI family protein, producing MTPEARERGARVMLADATAVLSLALPAWAALSRGVGVPDVIWGGFSAYALLLIAPALDPRRKVAWDQKPLPGTRLGIAAVCAVGAVMQMRSQTGGDPAHVDSLLWILILGVLGNAMPSLRPNWFFGVRTPWTLRDDDVWRQTHRVTGHLLLATSAGLAVLWWPLAAEPFTLVATTATGALAFGSILYSWWLWRQRPHD from the coding sequence GTGACGCCAGAGGCCCGCGAGCGGGGCGCTCGCGTGATGCTCGCGGACGCGACGGCGGTCCTCTCGCTCGCGCTGCCGGCGTGGGCCGCGCTGAGCCGTGGCGTCGGCGTCCCCGATGTGATCTGGGGCGGTTTCAGCGCCTACGCGTTGCTGCTGATCGCTCCGGCTCTGGACCCCCGGCGGAAGGTGGCGTGGGACCAGAAGCCTCTGCCGGGGACGCGGCTCGGAATCGCGGCCGTGTGCGCGGTAGGGGCCGTCATGCAGATGCGGTCTCAGACGGGCGGAGATCCTGCGCACGTCGATAGCCTCCTCTGGATTCTGATCCTGGGCGTGCTGGGCAACGCCATGCCTTCGCTTCGGCCCAACTGGTTTTTCGGCGTCCGCACGCCCTGGACCCTCCGCGACGACGACGTGTGGCGGCAGACCCACCGCGTAACCGGCCACCTACTACTGGCAACCTCGGCGGGCTTGGCCGTCTTGTGGTGGCCTCTTGCGGCCGAGCCGTTTACCCTCGTGGCCACCACCGCGACGGGAGCGCTGGCGTTCGGGTCCATCCTGTACTCGTGGTGGCTGTGGCGCCAGAGGCCGCACGACTAG
- a CDS encoding metalloregulator ArsR/SmtB family transcription factor, producing MSTTYKALADPTRRSILDLLARGERTATEVADAMGVSGPNASYHLDLLRQAGLVSAEKDGRFVRYRLATTALEEAASWMLTLLRAGEADGETEAAT from the coding sequence ATGAGCACGACCTACAAAGCTCTCGCCGACCCCACGCGCCGCTCGATTCTCGATCTCCTCGCCAGAGGCGAGCGGACGGCCACAGAGGTCGCGGACGCGATGGGCGTTTCGGGGCCGAACGCCTCGTACCACCTGGACCTGCTGCGGCAGGCGGGGCTCGTCAGCGCCGAGAAAGACGGCCGGTTTGTCCGGTACCGCCTCGCGACGACCGCTCTGGAGGAGGCCGCGAGTTGGATGCTGACGCTTCTCCGCGCGGGGGAGGCAGACGGGGAGACCGAGGCGGCGACGTGA
- a CDS encoding alpha/beta hydrolase family protein gives MRRLLIFLLVLCGSAAAQPAAVVGDWSGTVEGTGLTTVFHITETDGVLSTTLDVPAQGAMGVSTGETTFDGTTLTITVPAVNAVYRGTLEGDVITGELVQGQPTTLNLRRVSDGETAGADVAEENVRGEAAVATAPLALDEPKAPFPYQAEEVRVQSVEGVTIAGTLTIPHGAGPFPGVVLVSGSGAQARDSDVAGNKLFYVLSDYLARRGIAVLRYDDRGTAASTGDYGAATTADLALDAQAVAEYLATRSEVESVGIVGHSEGGAIGPIVAVASEAVDFLVLLAGPAIPGREVIQYQLSKDIVGAGLAPEATGAYERGIASMLDALASGDAETAADRAAAAYAAEVDGVDMSALQALGVTSERVGALASGLSDPWMRYYLGYDPALALREVSVPVLALFAARDQQVRVRGNVEAAVDALAGAPEGTEVVVLPNLNHLFQPTQTGAVTEYSTIRQSYAPAVMDRVADWILDLQP, from the coding sequence ATGCGCAGGCTCCTGATCTTCCTTCTCGTCCTGTGCGGTTCCGCCGCTGCCCAGCCCGCTGCTGTCGTCGGAGACTGGAGCGGCACCGTCGAAGGGACGGGCCTTACGACCGTGTTTCACATCACGGAAACCGACGGCGTTCTGAGCACGACGCTCGACGTACCGGCTCAGGGCGCGATGGGCGTCTCGACAGGCGAAACCACCTTTGACGGCACGACGCTCACCATCACGGTCCCGGCGGTCAATGCGGTATACAGGGGCACGCTGGAGGGCGACGTGATCACCGGCGAACTCGTTCAGGGGCAGCCGACGACGCTCAACCTCCGTCGCGTCTCCGACGGAGAAACGGCCGGCGCGGACGTCGCTGAAGAGAACGTGCGTGGAGAAGCCGCGGTAGCGACGGCGCCTCTGGCGCTGGACGAACCCAAGGCTCCCTTTCCCTATCAAGCCGAGGAGGTCCGCGTCCAGTCCGTCGAAGGCGTGACGATTGCCGGAACGCTTACGATTCCGCACGGCGCGGGACCGTTTCCGGGCGTCGTGCTCGTCTCCGGCTCTGGGGCGCAGGCGCGGGATTCCGACGTGGCGGGCAACAAGCTGTTCTACGTCCTCTCGGACTACCTCGCGCGGCGCGGCATCGCGGTTCTCCGCTACGACGACCGGGGCACGGCGGCATCGACGGGGGACTACGGCGCCGCCACGACGGCAGACCTCGCGCTGGACGCGCAGGCCGTCGCCGAATACCTCGCGACCCGTTCCGAGGTGGAGTCGGTGGGGATCGTCGGGCATTCTGAGGGCGGCGCCATCGGGCCGATCGTGGCCGTCGCGTCGGAGGCGGTGGATTTCCTCGTGCTCCTGGCGGGACCCGCGATCCCGGGCCGCGAGGTGATCCAGTACCAGTTGAGCAAGGACATCGTGGGAGCCGGCCTGGCGCCAGAGGCCACGGGCGCGTACGAGCGGGGTATCGCGTCGATGTTGGACGCGTTGGCCTCTGGCGACGCCGAGACGGCGGCCGATCGGGCCGCTGCGGCCTACGCCGCCGAGGTGGACGGTGTGGACATGAGCGCGCTGCAAGCACTCGGGGTCACAAGCGAGAGGGTCGGTGCTCTCGCCAGCGGCCTCTCCGATCCGTGGATGCGGTATTACCTCGGCTACGATCCAGCGCTGGCGCTCCGCGAGGTGTCAGTTCCAGTCCTGGCGCTGTTCGCCGCGCGGGACCAGCAGGTGCGCGTGCGCGGAAACGTCGAGGCTGCCGTCGACGCGCTCGCGGGCGCGCCAGAGGGGACGGAGGTGGTGGTGCTTCCCAACCTCAACCATCTGTTCCAGCCCACCCAAACCGGCGCCGTGACGGAGTACAGCACCATCCGGCAGTCGTACGCGCCCGCGGTCATGGACCGGGTCGCGGACTGGATTCTAGACCTCCAGCCATGA
- a CDS encoding DUF6992 family protein has protein sequence MLPSNVVRRQRLRLAACLLLFFPGALAAQEALASGASGDVLALSADLREDQTAHLWRVGAWGAANVAGGLVLIALSDLEADRMRRAFGIQSAAWGAINMGIAGIGLASGPGEASGEWAAAFGAENGYADILLVNLGLNVGYAAVGTTMYVAGRRGAPNADLWKGHGAALILQGAGLFVLDGIAYLASRQRLGGLVELVDATALTVTASGVGVTVGF, from the coding sequence ATGCTTCCCTCCAACGTGGTCCGCCGCCAGAGGCTGCGCCTCGCGGCGTGTCTCCTCCTGTTCTTCCCCGGCGCCCTCGCCGCGCAAGAGGCGCTGGCGTCCGGAGCCTCTGGCGACGTGCTCGCGCTCTCGGCGGACCTGCGCGAGGACCAGACGGCACACCTCTGGCGCGTGGGCGCGTGGGGTGCGGCGAACGTGGCGGGCGGCCTCGTGCTAATCGCGCTCTCCGACCTCGAAGCCGACCGGATGCGGCGCGCGTTCGGCATCCAGTCAGCCGCGTGGGGCGCCATCAACATGGGCATCGCGGGGATCGGGCTCGCCAGCGGCCCGGGCGAGGCCTCTGGCGAGTGGGCTGCGGCGTTCGGCGCAGAGAACGGCTACGCTGACATCCTGCTCGTCAACCTCGGACTCAACGTGGGCTACGCGGCCGTAGGAACGACCATGTACGTCGCGGGCCGGCGGGGCGCGCCAAATGCGGACCTATGGAAGGGCCACGGCGCGGCCCTCATTCTCCAGGGTGCGGGCCTTTTCGTGCTCGACGGTATCGCGTATCTCGCATCACGCCAGAGGCTCGGCGGTCTAGTGGAACTGGTGGACGCGACAGCGCTGACGGTCACGGCCTCTGGCGTTGGGGTAACCGTGGGGTTCTGA
- a CDS encoding FxsA family protein has product MTLGRLFLLFVLVPLADLTLLVWAAGRIGFWPTVATVVLTAALGSWMARREGSAAWKRVQSKMTSGGVPGPELIDGLIILISGVLLLTPGFLTDLTGLLGLFPPTRTAMRKALASGFQSAIQNGTVRVASGGFGPMGGPMGGPMGGGMPGGMTGGFGAPGAPQKPPVQDAEIVDAEIVEEHTRPLRSNRSPEA; this is encoded by the coding sequence ATGACCCTCGGCCGACTCTTCCTCCTTTTCGTCCTCGTGCCCCTGGCCGACCTCACGCTTCTCGTGTGGGCCGCCGGCCGCATCGGCTTCTGGCCGACCGTCGCGACGGTCGTGCTCACGGCCGCGCTCGGCTCGTGGATGGCCCGCCGCGAAGGCAGCGCCGCGTGGAAGCGCGTGCAGTCCAAGATGACCTCTGGCGGCGTCCCCGGCCCCGAGCTCATCGATGGGCTCATCATCCTGATTTCGGGCGTGCTCCTCCTCACGCCCGGCTTCCTGACGGACCTGACGGGCCTGCTCGGCCTCTTCCCGCCGACGCGGACGGCGATGCGCAAGGCCCTCGCCTCCGGCTTTCAAAGCGCGATCCAGAACGGGACCGTTCGCGTGGCCTCTGGCGGCTTCGGCCCGATGGGCGGGCCTATGGGCGGGCCTATGGGCGGTGGGATGCCCGGCGGCATGACGGGTGGCTTTGGAGCGCCCGGCGCGCCGCAGAAGCCTCCGGTTCAGGACGCTGAGATCGTGGACGCCGAGATCGTCGAGGAGCACACGCGCCCGCTTCGCTCCAACCGCTCGCCAGAGGCGTAG
- a CDS encoding DMT family transporter, producing MATLHLSTSTRRQIVRARRTAAGIPIGAWYMVMAGLAFSIMNALVKAVSAELPTMEIVFARTVLMGVFTLAMLRREGVSPIGHNHRLLFARGAIGATALSLLYFALGRIPLGDATTIHYTAPVYTALTAAFFLRERIGKWVVLGTLVSLTGVVMIAQPQFLFGGDGLDPLAVGAAVAASILAGSVYTVVRKLRETDHPLVVVLSLAWVGAIGSLPFALFGGWTVPTPEAWMLLLAIGVTTQIGQVGLTKSLHALPAGQASAIGYVQILFAFVLGVVFFDTIPNGWSLAGAGLVLVSVLLLGRRVPPARVASGVRG from the coding sequence ATGGCGACTCTCCACCTGTCCACTTCTACCCGCCGTCAGATCGTCCGCGCGCGGCGCACCGCCGCCGGGATCCCGATCGGCGCGTGGTACATGGTGATGGCGGGGCTGGCGTTCAGCATCATGAACGCGCTCGTCAAAGCCGTCTCGGCAGAGCTGCCCACAATGGAGATCGTCTTTGCGCGGACGGTCCTGATGGGCGTGTTCACGCTCGCGATGCTCCGTCGGGAAGGCGTGAGCCCCATCGGGCACAACCACCGGCTGCTCTTCGCCAGAGGCGCGATCGGGGCGACCGCCCTCAGCCTCCTCTACTTCGCGCTTGGCCGCATCCCCCTCGGCGACGCGACGACGATCCACTACACCGCGCCGGTCTACACCGCGCTTACGGCCGCGTTCTTCCTGCGCGAGCGCATCGGCAAATGGGTCGTGCTGGGCACGCTCGTTTCCCTCACGGGCGTGGTGATGATCGCGCAGCCGCAGTTCCTGTTCGGCGGCGACGGGCTGGATCCTCTGGCGGTCGGCGCGGCCGTGGCGGCCTCTATCCTCGCGGGCAGCGTCTACACCGTTGTACGGAAGCTGCGCGAGACCGACCACCCGCTCGTGGTCGTGCTCTCGCTCGCGTGGGTCGGCGCCATCGGCTCGCTCCCCTTCGCGCTGTTCGGCGGGTGGACTGTTCCCACGCCAGAGGCCTGGATGCTGCTCCTCGCGATCGGCGTGACCACCCAGATCGGGCAGGTCGGCCTCACGAAAAGCCTGCACGCGCTCCCCGCCGGCCAGGCCAGCGCCATCGGCTACGTGCAGATCCTCTTCGCGTTCGTGCTCGGCGTCGTGTTTTTCGACACGATCCCGAACGGGTGGAGCCTCGCCGGCGCGGGCCTCGTGCTCGTCTCCGTGCTCCTTCTCGGCCGCCGCGTGCCGCCTGCGCGCGTGGCCTCTGGCGTCAGGGGCTGA
- a CDS encoding DUF3667 domain-containing protein produces the protein MPEVAPPTVPLLASEASPAAPPEASGDGVALCANCDAVQVGAYCPGCGQHQSNSRLTLRRLWTEFASRAFNVNRGLLATVVELTKHPGQVPLDYVEGKRQRYTNPLTYLFLASAVSLFMLQFSDATLREQMQEQIARQEASRAATAPPSVAEETTTGVPHDHDGDGIADHADDPRVDLFRAELDVLMADGGATYVERVMEMMRRYQSFLMLLLCVPFALLLRLLFGPKRNLAEISVFSLYVVGHAILLLAFITPLLIRMGTLATMLGTLAYVGFAAWAAVRFWGEGWSAALRAGTAMTVGMAAYSAFIGLVSIVAVFGSALSKADASWWWLVSRIARNVLS, from the coding sequence ATGCCCGAGGTCGCCCCGCCCACCGTTCCCCTCCTCGCATCTGAGGCGTCTCCCGCCGCTCCGCCAGAGGCCTCTGGCGACGGCGTCGCGCTCTGCGCCAACTGCGATGCCGTCCAAGTGGGCGCGTATTGCCCGGGGTGCGGTCAGCACCAGTCGAACAGCCGGCTCACGTTGCGGCGGCTGTGGACGGAGTTTGCCTCGCGCGCGTTCAACGTCAACCGCGGGCTTCTGGCGACGGTCGTGGAGTTGACGAAGCATCCGGGGCAGGTGCCGCTGGATTACGTGGAGGGCAAACGCCAGAGGTACACCAACCCGCTGACCTACCTCTTCCTCGCGAGCGCGGTGAGCCTGTTCATGCTCCAGTTCTCCGACGCCACGCTCAGAGAGCAGATGCAGGAGCAGATCGCGCGGCAAGAGGCCTCTCGCGCCGCCACGGCCCCGCCCTCCGTGGCCGAGGAGACCACCACCGGCGTGCCGCACGACCATGACGGCGACGGCATAGCCGATCACGCGGATGACCCGCGCGTGGATCTGTTCAGGGCCGAGTTGGACGTTCTCATGGCGGACGGTGGGGCCACGTACGTGGAACGCGTGATGGAGATGATGAGGCGCTACCAGTCGTTTCTGATGCTGTTGCTCTGCGTCCCCTTCGCGTTGTTGCTACGCCTCCTGTTCGGCCCGAAGCGCAACCTCGCCGAGATCTCCGTTTTTAGCCTGTACGTGGTCGGTCACGCCATTTTGCTCCTGGCGTTTATCACGCCCCTCCTCATCCGCATGGGCACTCTCGCCACGATGCTCGGCACGTTGGCGTATGTCGGGTTCGCCGCGTGGGCGGCCGTCCGGTTCTGGGGCGAGGGCTGGAGCGCCGCCCTCCGGGCCGGCACCGCGATGACGGTCGGCATGGCAGCGTACTCGGCGTTCATCGGCCTTGTCTCTATCGTTGCCGTGTTCGGCTCTGCCCTCAGCAAAGCTGACGCGTCATGGTGGTGGCTCGTCTCACGGATCGCGCGCAACGTGCTGAGTTGA
- a CDS encoding DoxX family protein: MNVTLWIAQALLALIFLASGGMKLVTPKAKLIEKLHALAPIPAGLIKVIGVLEVLGAIGIVVPALTGIMPGLTVLAAIGFMLTMIGAAIAHVRAGEPPVPNAVIFAIAAFVAWGRWDWL, from the coding sequence ATGAACGTCACCCTCTGGATCGCGCAGGCTTTGCTCGCGCTCATCTTTCTCGCCTCTGGCGGGATGAAGCTGGTCACGCCGAAGGCGAAGCTGATCGAAAAGCTGCACGCCCTGGCGCCCATCCCAGCCGGACTCATCAAGGTGATCGGCGTGCTAGAGGTGCTCGGCGCCATCGGCATCGTCGTGCCGGCTCTGACGGGGATCATGCCCGGCCTGACGGTCCTCGCCGCGATCGGCTTCATGCTGACGATGATCGGCGCCGCCATCGCGCACGTCCGCGCGGGCGAGCCGCCGGTCCCCAACGCCGTGATCTTCGCGATCGCCGCGTTCGTGGCCTGGGGCCGCTGGGACTGGCTGTAG
- a CDS encoding TonB family protein, translating into MADGPARLSPPVVVVAPVDPRDQPLADWNAVADSVGYPELARRARIEATVPATVRLDARGRAARVEVSSASAIHVMLRDAAEDGLKSAVYEPAQRGTNPFAGDVDVVVIFRSRLCGTPVRF; encoded by the coding sequence ATGGCGGATGGACCGGCGCGCCTGTCCCCACCGGTCGTCGTTGTGGCGCCGGTGGACCCGCGAGATCAACCACTGGCGGACTGGAACGCGGTCGCGGATTCTGTCGGGTATCCCGAGCTGGCACGCCGCGCGCGCATCGAAGCCACCGTGCCCGCGACGGTCCGGCTGGACGCCAGAGGCCGCGCGGCACGAGTGGAGGTGTCTTCGGCCTCGGCCATCCACGTGATGCTCCGCGATGCCGCAGAGGACGGGCTCAAGTCGGCGGTGTACGAGCCCGCGCAGCGTGGCACGAACCCGTTCGCCGGCGACGTGGACGTCGTCGTCATCTTCCGGAGCCGCCTGTGCGGCACCCCGGTGCGGTTCTAG
- a CDS encoding DNA gyrase/topoisomerase IV subunit B has translation MAEVTYTGADIQVLEGLEPVRKRPGMYIGGTGKAGLHHLVWEVVDNAVDEATNGYATLIEVVLHKDGKTVSVTDNGRGIPVDKHPVKKVSTLEVILTTLHAGGKFDGGSYITSGGLHGVGSSVVNALSESLVAQVKRDGKLYEQRFARGVPVSKLKTVKSNVRGTGTTITFTPDDEIFERTGFDADTIKDNLEVKTYLNGALRIVFKNEASGERIEYQHEGGIVEYLDHLVTEEKTRRVHPDPFVLRQEELEDGLRTEVCFVWTEAPKERTVSFVNGIPTRDGGTHEHGLRDGVTKAIRNYIETHDLGQRKLDITADDIREGMIAVLNLYHVDPQFQGQTKEKLNNPEAKSAVSGAFRAEFEQYLNAHPSTAEGIVARIIQSAKARQASRAAVQNVRRKSAVSHRLNLPGKLADCSSSDPAESELFLVEGDSAGGSAKQGRDRKTQAILALRGKVLNAEQASRSKVGANKELSDIVDALGCGLGEDLDVTKLRYHKVILLMDADSDGHHIATLLLTFFYRYLKPLIDGGYVYIGQPPLFRVDALKETYWALDEGDRDKIVARIKKKNPRTNIEIQRFKGLGEMMPKTLHETTLDPEKRRLLQVSIPDDARVATEMTISDLMGKDAAPRFQFIMDHAAEVEELDV, from the coding sequence ATGGCAGAAGTCACTTACACCGGCGCCGACATCCAAGTCCTCGAAGGCTTGGAGCCCGTTCGCAAGCGCCCCGGCATGTACATCGGAGGGACAGGCAAGGCCGGCCTCCACCACCTCGTCTGGGAAGTCGTCGACAACGCGGTCGATGAGGCCACCAACGGCTACGCGACGCTGATCGAGGTCGTGCTGCACAAGGACGGCAAGACCGTCTCGGTCACCGACAACGGCCGCGGCATCCCCGTCGATAAGCACCCCGTCAAGAAGGTCTCCACGCTGGAGGTCATCCTGACCACGCTTCACGCCGGCGGCAAGTTCGACGGGGGGAGCTACATCACGTCGGGCGGACTGCACGGCGTCGGCTCGTCGGTCGTGAACGCGCTCTCGGAGTCCCTCGTGGCGCAGGTCAAGCGCGACGGGAAGCTCTACGAGCAGCGCTTCGCCAGAGGCGTGCCCGTCTCCAAGCTCAAGACGGTCAAGTCCAACGTCCGCGGGACGGGCACGACCATCACGTTCACGCCCGACGACGAGATCTTCGAGCGGACCGGCTTCGACGCCGACACGATCAAGGACAACCTGGAGGTCAAGACGTACCTCAACGGGGCGCTCCGGATCGTGTTCAAGAACGAGGCCTCTGGCGAGCGCATCGAGTACCAGCACGAGGGCGGCATCGTCGAGTACCTGGATCACCTGGTGACCGAGGAGAAAACGCGGCGCGTCCACCCCGACCCGTTCGTGCTCCGCCAGGAGGAACTCGAAGACGGCCTGCGGACCGAGGTCTGCTTTGTCTGGACCGAGGCGCCCAAGGAGCGGACGGTATCGTTCGTTAACGGCATCCCGACGCGCGACGGCGGCACGCACGAGCACGGCCTGCGCGACGGTGTGACCAAGGCGATCCGCAACTACATCGAGACGCACGACCTCGGGCAACGGAAGCTGGACATCACCGCCGACGACATCCGCGAGGGGATGATTGCGGTCCTCAACCTCTACCACGTCGACCCGCAGTTCCAGGGGCAGACAAAGGAGAAGCTCAACAACCCCGAGGCGAAGAGCGCCGTCAGCGGCGCCTTCCGCGCCGAGTTCGAGCAGTACCTCAACGCGCACCCCAGCACGGCCGAGGGCATCGTCGCGCGCATCATCCAGTCCGCGAAGGCGCGCCAGGCCTCTCGCGCGGCCGTCCAGAACGTGCGGCGCAAGAGCGCCGTCAGCCACCGGCTCAACCTCCCCGGCAAGCTCGCTGACTGCTCCTCGTCGGATCCGGCTGAGAGCGAGCTGTTCCTCGTCGAGGGCGACTCCGCCGGCGGTTCCGCCAAGCAGGGCCGCGACCGCAAAACGCAGGCGATCCTCGCGCTCCGCGGCAAGGTCCTCAACGCCGAGCAAGCGTCGCGTTCCAAGGTGGGCGCCAACAAGGAGCTCTCCGACATCGTGGACGCGCTGGGCTGCGGGCTGGGTGAAGACCTGGACGTGACCAAGCTCCGCTACCACAAGGTCATCCTCCTCATGGACGCCGACAGCGACGGGCACCACATCGCCACGCTGCTGCTGACGTTTTTCTACCGCTACCTCAAGCCGCTCATCGACGGCGGGTACGTCTACATCGGCCAGCCGCCGCTTTTCCGCGTGGACGCGCTCAAAGAGACCTATTGGGCGCTGGACGAGGGCGACCGCGACAAAATCGTCGCGCGGATCAAGAAGAAGAACCCCCGCACCAATATCGAAATCCAGCGCTTCAAGGGGCTGGGCGAGATGATGCCCAAGACGCTCCACGAGACCACGCTGGACCCCGAGAAGCGCCGCCTCCTTCAGGTCTCGATCCCCGACGACGCCCGGGTCGCGACCGAGATGACGATCTCGGACCTCATGGGCAAGGACGCCGCGCCGCGCTTCCAGTTCATCATGGACCACGCCGCCGAGGTGGAGGAACTGGATGTCTAG